GAGCACGCTCGCCAGCGTCATGGGATAGTGCTCCTCCAGGTTGCGGACGCCGTGCTTGCCGTTCCGGAACACCGGGCCGTAGTAGGTCTCGTCGGAGACGACCTCGAGAGCGAACGCGCGGTCCATCTCGAACCACTGTGCGCCCTTGCGCCACTGCGCCAGGCTGATGTTGCGCTCGGCGAAGAATTCCCGGTGCCGCGCGCGCCCGTCCCGGCGGTCGAAGCTGTCGACGAAGCTGGTGTTGGATCCGGTGAGGTAGGCGTACAGGGCGGGGAAGCCGAGGATGGGGATGCACGACTCGGACAGCAGCGCGAACCGCGCGTTGGCGACGTCCAGCAGCGCGTTCCCCAGCAGCCGCCGCTCCGCGTCCATCAGGTTTATGTTTCCCCAGCTCGTTCTCTGCATGCATGCATTCCATAGTTATAAATAGCACGGCCTTTTAGGGGAAGATCTTTTGCGCGTGCTATTTAAAATGTTTATTCATGTGTTTGGATCAAAATTTCTTAACGCAAGACCTCTGGTAAACACAAAAGGATTtgcatgcacacctacggctacCAAGGTCGTTGGCTGAGGTCGACGAGGACGACAATTATTGGAATGTTAGCTGCGTACCTGGCTCGGGATGATACGGCCGTAGAACGGGGAGTCCGGCGGCGCCGAGCCGGTGTAGTCGGGGCTGGTGTGCACGTAGATGGAGTAGAGCCCCTCGTGGCCCTCGAAGAACTTGTCCCACAGGGGACGCAGCGGCACGTCCCCCCTCACCAGGAACAGGAAGGCCACCTTGGGCACGATCCCGTGCTTGGGCGTGCTCTTGATCCTCGGCACCATGGACGCCCTCCAGAGCAGCTCCTCGTCGGTCATGTTGTGCATGGCGCCGCTGCCACTCTCCATTCTCCGTCTCTCCAAtgacgccggcggcggcggggtcggctcGGGAGGGGGCAACGACGGCGGCAGGATGCATGGCACCGCTTCCGGCGTTGTCGGTGGCGTTTGCAGCCGAGAGGCAGGCAGCATCAATGGCGACAGGAAGTTGTGGACGTAGAAGTTCTCGAAGGTGACGTTGGAGACCAAGCCTAGCACGTATGCCAAGCAGAAGACGAGCAGCATAGGCACCACGTTCACGCGGCCGCTGCCGGCCGCCATGGGCTTCTTCATGGCCTAATCGCTAGGCTTCGAGCATGCGTGTAAGCTACCGAGAAGTTGATGCTCCTTCCAGTTGGCTATGCTTCGAACGATTAGACCACTAGTACTGCGCTGACATGCGACGTTGAATTCAGCCTTGGTTTATATGCATGTTAGTACTAGCTTGCTCTTGAAAAAGGTGATAGCTTAAAATCGACTAAACACGAAGATTTGCGCAATTGGACTGTTTGGTTTGGAGGATTAGGGGGTGAAGGGGCCCACCCCACGAAaatccgggggggggggggggggggggaggtttaGTTAGGAAGTTTAGGTAACCTTTCGTAGTATGTTTCGTAGATGTAGCATTATTGCTTGCACAGTACTAAAACGACAAATTTCTTGAAAATGGCTCGTGCAAGTCTGAAAAGGTTCTCAAATTGGAGCACGATTCTGCTTCAACTTCGAGCTCGAAGGTACGGAGTATGCATGATTATCAATCGGATGTTAGCAACAGCACATTTTGCAAATCCTTCAAGAATTAAAACCGAGATCATTATAACCGGGATCATTTTGCGCCTGTTTGCTATAAAGGCGCGTTAGTTTTCTGCACATCATTATAACCGAGGTCGGATGTTGCTTAATCGTGACACATTTTATAGCACAAGGTCAATAGCTAGATGAAACTTGGAAGCAAGACAAGCAAACAACGAGGAGACGGAAGATCACGGCAAAGGAGACGTGCAAGTAAATTGCGGGACTGGCTATCCCTAGTTGACTAAATATATCTTGGCTACTAGTCAATCCTCTCTATCGAACCAGGCCATCCAAATCGTACACCCCCAAAAAGCTAAAAACAACAAGGAGCTCTGACTACTAATTGAGCAGAAAAGAACCGATAAAGTTCATAAGGAAACCTCATTCATCATCAACATCGGAAACCTCTTGATGCGGAGCATcttacgatcatccccatggacctatcatcatctcatcaagagccaagaggacctatgacacgagcacgagttagagctctcgagaacgaggtgacttccttccttagtgatatcacatatgatccactcgagacatggctactacctaagtccgatatgttatgcatgattaggtgtcaagaggaacctcccgaggatgcacgtgaagacggacaagccaccaagttcacggatgaagagaaccaCCGGAAGGAGAAGAAGACAGCTCCAGGGCCCgtacatccggccccagccccggacatccggccgctgGAGACATCAACAACAGTAGCAGCCCAGCCAGCGAAGtactacagggcccggacatccggccccatgccccggacatccggctccttcGGAAGCCCCGAAAATCCGGCCTctcgcccggacatccgaccccgcctatccagagactacagaagtttgcaccgccagcccggacatccggcccccagcccggacatccggcccctcctgaagccccggacatccggcccgacgcccgaacatccggctccgtctgtctgcgcacagtaaagggccgaagcccatgtaccccttcgccccctagactatatatactccatccccttcctctttctagggttagcattggtttagctcatagttgagatagagctttgctcatccattacgactcctcctcgagagagactgcggcccctcttcggagaagatcaccttggattcaagaccccctcttgggtggcccccatcaagacctcctcacggagaagaaccggttaccgtttgtatcgtccgttgttgactttggatcttgtatcttacctttgtgttcatcgatctagcgcatgtgtgatctattcttgttggttgagtgatttctctcatgtttccctcgtgttttcccctcgtgttcatcacgttcttcgtagggatccgctcctttcgtgaaagatcggccacctagggttccaccctacatcatcttggtatcatgagccacgttgatcacgatttcggagccccctctctttgttttctagcttgattttgttgtttttcgtcctaattcaaaaattgccccacaaaaatagccccaattttttttgtgatttgttggtgtgatgaagttttgttggatttgatccgcggatttcgtgtgttgtACGTAGATttagcttttccccatcttttccccaatttccatccacaaaatcttccgaattttgccccggatttgacctctccacgcggtgttcttcgtgttcgtccacggatcccgagcccggacatccggccatcagccggacatccggcccctgacagcaaaatttccatcctccactccgtttTCCGCCTAACCCTCGCCAAATTTTGTCCCggtgcccacatacacttccgcataccaccaccaccacttccgcatagcaccaccatagcccttcccgctaccaactccgacaatttttgatccgttttgctttgagaatttgagttgtggttttcgtgtcctattgtgtttcggctatctaggtacggttcggcatcaacatcaccaccgctcatcttcgccaaggactactacgaacggctacatcactttggtatcgtgatatcatcatactctcttgcatttgcattgataaccccatggccttacttttgcgtagcttacccatcgagactagcctttgagtattgccggcaacgtgacttgtgcacattagtgatcatacttcccataacatacataccatatcatagtggtgcatatcttggtatcatctgctgtgtcacaaagttgtcttcgcatacacaattgctatcttggttcgtgaagcattgcatgagaaaagagctcaaacaacaaagagccaaacaagcttttaagcaaaagggaaagataagcaaagagcttataagcaagaaccatagcatcatacaacattaagattgtcatactcgatcagcTTGGATCAAAAGCATAGAAACATCAAACATATAGCATagttgggatagaagtcgttgcatttttgcttagtaggttgtgcacaagttcgtatccgcctattgtgcaatcgtgctagcgtctctctagtgttgtgcaacaagagcatcttagtggattccacattttggctcatccttggttgcccaaccccacttatctatttgcgtgtgtgtttccgtgtaccatatctagCTATTGGTCTAcctgttgcatttgcaaatttgtgaatcttttccaacattattgagtctcacttacaattgcatcaatttttgtgccaccatcctaaccaagctccaccataagcttttacttgtataggtgtgagaaccgacaagaattggtaccaattgtgctatttccttgctacacattggagtgatctttgatccattttcaacatcggtcaaggtacatctggtattggttcttctctttctcccactcacatatctttgtttggaatgatggataggccaagtacttctaccaacccactcttcttggagcaagacgacgacatgtcatcctacgtcaccaagactcaactatttaGTGCACATcgggctttgcatcaagaacaacttgctttgggcgaccgcatcggcaatctcgccaccgacctacgacaatccgagcaacgtacaagagactactttgacacatccatgagttccctcaaagaagatatccaaaccatgatggtccgctcttctacaacttcgtactcgtcaagacggagccgctcaagtcgtcACTCAAAGACACcctctccggttcaagtacaccaacatcgaacactcttcgtcgtgccgcgcgtcaagaccgtcaagctaaccgcaatcctctacacgacaccgactctcaagagcatcgacatcgtcaaaaccaagctgctttcgcacaagcacaagaacggcaacgccaacgacaacaagaacaagaggagcgagcgcgacaacatcaagatgcacaagacgccgaggcgcaacgtcaagaacaacaactacgtgaagctcaagcacttgaggcgcaacgtgcccttcaagattcaagtcgtgccgtagccaatcgaggccgacaagatcgactacatcaagaagcacttcgcgacgaagctcaagaaaggatttacgaagcacgtgtgcatcgacaagctcctTGACAAGATCGACAAgttcctcgtcaagatcgacaagctcctcctcaagcgagacaagaacgtcaagtccatcgagagcaacatgaggtcgacaaccctcctcgccaagagcaacatgaggaagacaaccctcctcgccaagagcaacatgagattgtcaatcctcaacgacatgggcttcatcatccccgaccccaacacaatgaagagcaacgatatggcaagctaaagttcaccatgcccaagtttaccggaagcaatgaccccgaagagtacatatcatgggcattgaaggttgacaaaatcttccgcttgcacaactacgaagaagagaagaagatcacaatggcatccctcgaattccaagactacgtcctcatttggtgggaacaagtcattgagcgccgagcggcaagaggtgaacTACCCATCACCaattgggcacaaatgaaggatgtcatgagagcacgattcgtgccaaactactacaaccgcgacctcttcaagaaactccaacaactcaagcaaggaaccaagagcgttgaagagcactacaaggaaatggagattgccatgatacgagccaatgtcaaagaagatgatgagcaaactatggcgcgtttcttgaatggactcaatcaccctatcaagaagattgccgacttccaaccatactcgaacctcatcgagctagtgcatcaagctaccaaagcggaatggcaagtacaagacgacttcaagtatgccaagttctcatccaagtcctatggcctctccaacaatcaagcttggACGACTCCCACTACAAGCatcggcgacaagtcaagttacaagaaagcttcgacaagctcaagtcgtcctcctacaaGCAACTCCaagaaagcttcatcatcatctaccccaaccgatgagaccatcaagacgagttccatcaaatgtttcacatgcggaggacgaggcc
The Aegilops tauschii subsp. strangulata cultivar AL8/78 chromosome 3, Aet v6.0, whole genome shotgun sequence genome window above contains:
- the LOC109775119 gene encoding glycosyltransferase BC10, coding for MKKPMAAGSGRVNVVPMLLVFCLAYVLGLVSNVTFENFYVHNFLSPLMLPASRLQTPPTTPEAVPCILPPSLPPPEPTPPPPASLERRRMESGSGAMHNMTDEELLWRASMVPRIKSTPKHGIVPKVAFLFLVRGDVPLRPLWDKFFEGHEGLYSIYVHTSPDYTGSAPPDSPFYGRIIPSQRTSWGNINLMDAERRLLGNALLDVANARFALLSESCIPILGFPALYAYLTGSNTSFVDSFDRRDGRARHREFFAERNISLAQWRKGAQWFEMDRAFALEVVSDETYYGPVFRNGKHGVRNLEEHYPMTLASVLGWGARNSNRTVTYSDWRHPVGQHPKSHNGSEITEELFEEMRRGYGDCYYNGGVAEVCAVFARKFKPEALDALLDLAPKLFASG